The Dysidea avara chromosome 13, odDysAvar1.4, whole genome shotgun sequence genome includes a region encoding these proteins:
- the LOC136243767 gene encoding uncharacterized protein: MGNCIKSNSAPDNEFEVYFISDARKLDRQDSRLRGLLRITDTKLLFTLKTDKSVKTEWQFEHIRKCGCNNDDNIFIIDAGSKCPIGKGTYIFNTEHAQELYDLFNEVVARKNQQSQTLDGANNATIEGSPGYEILNKPSNPTATDEEPTQPPDKEKTLSYPEIVIVNDAQSGNMNQPSKVSYDYSSIDLNKTDVLKEKTDGRKQREKVRPEKLQIEQDANNDDGPMRSPYVNVPDSPVAQQCMETDRDSTDEGKQKNKFIPAKLKIDEKEQETLSNDEPMPSPYVNMPESPYTKNYVEIDHKEKEETKEKESKPPAFTYNYSTVDEVATVALTKVKQDRDEEKEQKTLAKQDSNQTK; encoded by the coding sequence ATGGGAAACTGTATCAAGAGCAATTCAGCACCTGACAATGAATTTGAAGTATACTTTATTAGTGATGCACGCAAACTAGATCGTCAGGATAGCAGATTAAGAGGACTGTTACGAATCAcagataccaaactgttatttACACTGAAAACTGACAAAAGTGTTAAAACAGAATGGCAGTTTGAACACATACGAAAGTGTGGATGTAACAATGATGACAACATATTCATTATTGATGCGGGTTCAAAATGTCCCATTGGAAAAGGCACGTACATCTTCAATACTGAACATGCTCAAGAATTGTATGACTTGTTTAATGAAGTTGTTGCCAGAAAAAACCAACAAAGCCAAACTTTGGATGGTGCAAACAATGCAACGATAGAAGGTTCACCAGGATATGAAATTTTGAATAAACCATCTAACCCCACTGCTACTGACGAAGAACCGACACAGCCTCCTGATAAAGAAAAAACATTAAGTTACCCAGAAATTGTTATTGTTAATGATGCTCAGAGTGGAAATATGAATCAGCCATCTAAGGTGTCCTATGACTACTCATCCATTGACCTCAATAAAACAGATGTGTTAAAGGAGAAAACAGATGGAAGAAAGCAAAGGGAAAAGGTAAGACCTGAAAAGCTTCAGATTGAACAAGACGCAAACAATGATGATGGACCGATGAGGTCACCATATGTTAATGTTCCAGATTCTCCTGTTGCACAACAGTGCATGGAAACTGATCGGGATAGTACAGATGAAGGAAAACAGAAAAACAAATTTATACCAGCAAAACTCAAAATTGATGAGAAAGAACAAGAGACTCTAAGCAATGATGAACCAATGCCATCACCATATGTTAACATGCCAGAATCTCCATATACAAAAAACTATGTGGAAATTGATCACAAAGAGAAAGAGGAAACTAAAGAGAAAGAGTCAAAGCCACCTGCATTTACATACAATTACAGCACAGTGGATGAAGTTGCGACAGTAGCACTGACTAAAGTAAAGCAAGATCGTGATGAAGAGAAAGAGCAGAAAACACTTGCTAAGCAAGACAGCAAtcaaacaaaataa